One Desulfovibrio gilichinskyi genomic window, CTCTGTATCTTAGATGAGGACAATCCGGTGTAAGTTTATCCCAATCCAAGCTGATTTTTCGTATAACTTCTTCATTAAAGCTCATCCCTTTTTGAGGGATTAAAGCCATAACTGTCGGCCAGTAACTGATATCCTCGCCTTCTTTATTTCTTACTTTACTTATAAGAATTAAAAGATCACGTAAAAAAGTTCTAAGCAACGATAACGACGGAACAGGGAGTATCACGCGCACTTCAGAAGTAATATACTGGATGCCGAGCTTTTGTAACAACACCTGTATTTCAGAGAAAAAGGATCTCCACCCTTTAATAAAATCCTTGTCCGAAGGATTTCCCACCGGAATTAAAATAAAATACCAATTCTGAAGCGACTCATATCCCAGACCTTGATCAGGTATTAATTTCAGCCAGCCTGATTTCGAAAGGCCGCTTGGAGATCTCTCGGCCTCAAGGTTCAACCCGGAAATTGTCTTCACCTCAGCACTTAACTGCGGGTGGACCAGAACTTCAAATTCATTGGGAAGAGCCACTTCTTGATTTGTAAATTCATCGGAAACATTCAGCGAAAGATTCAATTTGTAATCTACCAACAAAGTGGCCGGCATAAGCTGGGCAAAAACAGGCATCGGATTAAGTTTTGACCAGATTTGCAACCTCGACAAAACACGAAACACATCATTACTGAAAAAAAACCAGTACGACTGATTTGTTCCTTCCTTCATCAGCATTCCGCCAAAATCGCTCATGCTGCGTGAAACGGAATCGTCAAGAGTCCCTCCCCACACCATCCATACACCGTAACCGCGATTAACCATTCGAGAATGGCTGACAACTGGAAGATTTTCAAATAAGCTGGCAATCTGATACAAAACAACAACTCCTTACTCACCGGAGAGATTATGGACATTTCAAAAAAAATTGCTGAACTCAAGCAAGATCCAGAATTTGCTAACAACGTCGGAATGATTTTAATTCATAATGGAATCGTCCGCGGCTGGTCCCGCGATTCACACGATGAAGTTTCAGGAATAGAAATTAAAGCCGACTATGCAAAAATTAAACAAATTAAGGCTGAACACGAAAAATTTCCAGGTATCTATAAAATTGTTGTTGAAGCGAATGAAGGAACATTCAAACCCGGCGATGATGTCCTTTTTCTCATTGTTGCAGGTGATATCCGCGAAAACGTCAAAGCCTGTCTTGCTTCACTGCTCGACAGAGTAAAATCTGAAGCTTTCAGCAAAAATGAAATAATGGCTTAAACGGTTTGTTCAAAAGAGATTCGGCCCAAGCAGCTCATACACAAATGCGGTGAATGACAACCGGATCTCTTTTGGGCAATCTGTATGTAAGCAACTATTCTTGCACAGGAAGAATCTCTATCGGTATTACTGCCTGTCCTTCTAAAACATTTTTGACCATTTGTTCAACCTTTTCAGCCTGCTCAAACTTTCCACGTTTTTTACAGCCACCCACAAAATACCCTGCTTTGCGCTGCAACTCCACCTTGGCAAGTTCAAGTTCTTCTAAGCTTAACTCATTGCAATGCAATAACTTTATAATAGAATAAATTCTATATAAATCAAAACATGCAACACTATTTGTAAGCTGGTCCGGGCGTCCGCCATACTTAATGGTCAATTTGTCTTCCAGCAAACCTACCGGAAATTTAAATCCGGACCTGATCCATAGATCATAATCTTCGCAAGCGGGCATATTTTCATCAAACGGCCCTACACTGTCCCAGAATTTTTTATTAAACATTGCGCATGACGGGCTGATCAAACACGTTTCAAGAGAACGGTCAAAAAACATTCCTGATGGTTTCGCATATTTTTTACTTTGATTTACCCTTTTATCATTACGAACCCAAATTTCATTTGTCTGACTTATATCTAAGTTTTCAGACCTCATAAATGCAAGCTGCATTTCAAGTTTTTTAGGTAACCATTCATCATCTGAATCGAGCAAAGCTATATACTTTCCAGTTGATTCTTTTATCGCCAGATTACGGGCAGCAGAAACACCTCTGTTTTCCTGAAACAAAACTTTTATACGTGAATCAGTATATGTTTCGAGTGTCTGCGCAGTGTCATCTGTTGATCCGTCATTTACGATCAAACATTCAAAGTCAGTAAAACTCTGCCCTAAAACTGACCTTACAGCCCGGCAAAGCATTTCAGAGCGATTATAAGTAGGTATAATAATAGATATTTCTGGAGAATAATTATTTTTATCAACTGACATTCACGTACCTTCTTTTAAAAAAAATCTTTATAATTCAAACTGTCAGGTGTACATGTTATTAGCAAACAACATAAAGCCTGTGACGGATATAGTCCGCTGAACAATTTTAGCAGATATTTCACCTTATAATATTGTTATCGGACCTTTTTACTTGACTCTTTAGTTAACGGATTGTCATCTACCTTCATGCGAATTTTTCAAGTCATAAACGTCCGCTGGTTCAATGCAACCTCATGGTATGCCCTCTACCTCAGTAAATTACTGCAGGATGCCGGGCATGATGTTCTCGTCATCACCGTTCCTGATACTGAGACGGAAGAAAAAGCTCGAGAAATGGGTCTTAATGTTGAGACAATTGAGCTGAATTCAACGCACCCTATAAAACTTGTTAAAGCATGTGCAAGGGTTCTTTCTCTCGTCCGCAGCCATAAACCTGATATCGTAAACTGCCACAGAGGAGAAGCTTTCTTCTGGTGGGGAATTCTCAGGAAAACAGGACTTGGCTTCAAGCTAGTCAGGACCAGAGGAGACCAGCGTCTTCCACGAAATGACGTTATCAACCGCTATCTGCATTCAAATATAGCCGACGCTGTTGTTGTTACAAACAAGCGCATGGCTGAACATTTTCTTAAAAAAATGGAATTAGCAGAAAAAAGCCTCTGGCTTATACATGGTGGCGTAGATACTGCTAAATTTAAGTTTACCGAACAGGGAAGAAATAAGACACGCAAGCAATTCGGGTTTACTGAGGACCATATTGTCATCGGCCTTCTCGGACGTTTCGACAGAGTAAAAGGTCAGCGTGAACTTATAGAAGCGATTGCCAAAATCCGTCACAATTCTGAGAATGAGAACATAAGACTTTTCTTGATGGGATTCCCGACA contains:
- a CDS encoding molybdenum cofactor biosynthesis protein MoaE; protein product: MDISKKIAELKQDPEFANNVGMILIHNGIVRGWSRDSHDEVSGIEIKADYAKIKQIKAEHEKFPGIYKIVVEANEGTFKPGDDVLFLIVAGDIRENVKACLASLLDRVKSEAFSKNEIMA
- a CDS encoding glycosyltransferase family 2 protein; this translates as MSVDKNNYSPEISIIIPTYNRSEMLCRAVRSVLGQSFTDFECLIVNDGSTDDTAQTLETYTDSRIKVLFQENRGVSAARNLAIKESTGKYIALLDSDDEWLPKKLEMQLAFMRSENLDISQTNEIWVRNDKRVNQSKKYAKPSGMFFDRSLETCLISPSCAMFNKKFWDSVGPFDENMPACEDYDLWIRSGFKFPVGLLEDKLTIKYGGRPDQLTNSVACFDLYRIYSIIKLLHCNELSLEELELAKVELQRKAGYFVGGCKKRGKFEQAEKVEQMVKNVLEGQAVIPIEILPVQE
- a CDS encoding glycosyltransferase family 4 protein, whose amino-acid sequence is MRIFQVINVRWFNATSWYALYLSKLLQDAGHDVLVITVPDTETEEKAREMGLNVETIELNSTHPIKLVKACARVLSLVRSHKPDIVNCHRGEAFFWWGILRKTGLGFKLVRTRGDQRLPRNDVINRYLHSNIADAVVVTNKRMAEHFLKKMELAEKSLWLIHGGVDTAKFKFTEQGRNKTRKQFGFTEDHIVIGLLGRFDRVKGQRELIEAIAKIRHNSENENIRLFLMGFPTATSRHEVDSWLKENKIEDITKISGKCDDISACISAIDLGVIASLWSETIARAALEIMACRRPLISTTVGVMPDLLPEEALVEPENVSALAIKIEEVISNPEMRKSLLGAHAKTMSQLSGTGFLKRTLTLYQGLLTKN